The region CCCGGAAGCTGCCCTCGTACTGAAATTTATAGTAGCCAAAGGCCGACTTGGAGAGCGGCGAGACCATCTCCACCACTTTATCGTTATAGAAGCTCTCGTTTACAAAGCTCATCGGGGAGGCAGACCCTTTGTTGTCGCCGGAGGTCCGGATGGAGATCACCTTCTCCTCTATCTTGTTGGGCTGCGTGAACTTTATCTCGCTTACCGACTCCAACGTATAGGCTTCGTTCAGTTTCACGCCCTCCTCCTTCAGTTTCTTTTTAAGGAAAAAAGGTGCGTTGGTCAGTTCACCGGTGCCCTTCACATATACCTTCATTTGGTAACTGTCGTACTGCAGCAGGTGGTATTTTCGTTTGGCAATGGCCTTGCGCATAATGGTGTAGGCCGGGTCTTCGCCCTTGCCTTTTACCTGCACCTCCTTCAGGGCAAACGTCTGGCCACGCAGGCTGAAGTCCCGCTGCACCCACCCGTCTTTTACCTCTACCTGCACCTGCTCAGCCTCATAGCCAATGTATTTCACCACAAGGGTATGGGTTCCAGTCGGCAGCTTTACCTCATACTCCCCGCTGGCGTTGCTAGACGCGCCGTTGTTTAGGTTGGTGATGTAGATGGAGGCAAACGGCAGCGGCTCCCCATTGCTGTCTTTGATGGTGCCCCGGATACCCTGAGCAAAGAGCGGCAGCTGCACCAGGAAAAGTATAAGGAACAGGAAGTGCTTGAGCGAAATGGAGTACATGCGCTTTAAAATAGGTTGATAAAGTATGGATCTAAACTTATTAGGCAGCGAAAGCACTTCTGCTTCTGCTTCTGCAGCCTGGCGTATGGTGGCCATGTAGCAGCAAAGGGTGCTTCCACGGTACGATGGGGGAATGCTTTATACCTGCGCCGCCGGGAGACGAGGGCACAGAACCGGAATTAAGAAATGTTTTCATAGATAAATCAAATTGAGCTTCGTCTCAAATATATTACTATATAAATTAATTACAATAATATTAGTAAGATGCCATTAGTCCCCTAAAAGGTTGCACGCCCCGGAACCGGTAGTTGCTGGGGAGGTATAAAAAAAGCGTCGGCCATACTTTAAAGTATGGCCGACGCTCATAAAGATGTTCTTATACCTAAGTTTTACACGTCTACGCGTGCATACTTGGAGTTGCGCTCGATAAAGTCGCGGCGCGGGCCTACCTCGTCGCCCATCAGCATCGAGAACAGGTGATCCGCCTCAGCGGCAGACTCAATGGTTACCTGCTTTAAGCTTCTGACATCCGGGTTCATGGTTGTGGTCCAGAGTTGCTCCGGGTTCATCTCACCCAGACCTTTGTAGCGCTGTACGTTTACACTTTCTTCCCTGCCTTTGCCCAAGTCGGCAATAGCATCGATGCGGTCCTGCTCGCTCCAGCAGTAACGCTCTTCCTTGCCTTTCTTTACCAGATACAGCGGCGGAAGCGCAATGTAAATATAACCTTTCTCAATCAGTTCTTTCATGTAACGGAAGAAGAAGGTCAGGATCAGCGTGCGGATGTGGGATCCGTCCACGTCGGCATCCGTCATGATGATGATCTTGTGGTAACGCAGCCTCTCCATATTCAGGGCCTTGTCATCATCCGGTGTGCCGAAGCTTACGCCAAACGCGGTGATCATGTTCTTGATCTCCTCGTTCTCGTAGATGCGGTGCTCCTGCGCCTTCTCCACGTTCAGGATCTTACCGCGCAGCGGCAGAATAGCCTGGAACTTGCGATCGCGCCCCTGCTTAGCAGACCCTCCCGCAGAGTCACCCTCCACCAGGTAAATCTCGCAATTCGCAGGTTCGTTATCAGAGCAGTCGGCCAGTTTGCCGGGCAGGCTGGTGCTGGAGAGCACACTCTTGCGCTGCACCATCTCACGGGCCTTGCGGGCTGCGAAACGGGCCTGAGCGGCAAGTATAACCTTGTTTACGATGGTACGAGCCTCTCTCGGGTTCTCCTCCAGGTACTGGTTGAGCATTTCACCCACGGCCGTGTCCACAGCGCCGGATACCTCTGAGTTACCCAGCTTGGTCTTGGTCTGGCCCTCAAACTGCGGCTCCTGCACTTTTACCGAGATAACGGCAGTTAAGCCCTCTCTAAAGTCATCACCGGCAATATCAATCTTCACCTTATCCAGCATGCCTGATTTCTCGGCATAGGCCTTGAGGGTACGGGTAAGGGCGCGGCGGAAACCGGCCACGTGCGTACCCCCTTCGATGGTGTTGATGTTATTGACGTAGGAGTAGATATTTTCGGTGTACGATGTGTTATACTGCAGGGCAATCTCCACCGGTACGCCATTTTTCTCGCTCTCCACATGGATCGGCTCCGGAATCAGGTTCTCGCGCGTTTCATCCAGGTAGGCTACGAACTCCTTCAGGCCTCCTTCCGACAGGAAAGAATCTGACAGCGGCTCGCCCTGCTCGTTCACCTCACGCAGGTCCTTCAGGTTAATGCGGATGCCTTTGTTGAGGAAAGAAAGCTCGCGCAGGCGGCTGGCGATGGTATCGTACTTGTACTCAGTGGTGGTAAAGATAGAGGCGTCCGGCTGGAAGGTCACGATGGTACCCGTTTTGTCAGTCTCGCCTACCTCGCGCACCGGGTACGCCGGCACTCCAATGTTGTAGTGCTGCTCGTAAATCTTGCCTTTGCGGTGCACGGTCACATGCATATCGGTAGAAAGCGCGTTCACGCAGGACACGCCCACGCCATGCAGACCACCGGATACTTTATAGGTGTCCTTATCGAACTTACCGCCGGCGTGCAGCACCGTCATAACTACCTCCAGGGCAGAGCGTCCCTCCTTCTGGTGAAAGTCTGTTGGGATTCCGCGGCCGTTGTCCGACACCGTAACGGAGTTATCCGGGTTAATAATGACATTGATCTCGTCGCAGTGGCCGGCCAGGGCCTCGTCGATGGAGTTATCCACCACCTCCCACACCAGGTGGTGCAGGCCCTTGATGCCAATGTCGCCAATGTACATGGCAGGGCGCTTACGAACTGCTTCGAGCCCTTCCAGTACCTGAATGCTATTTGCTGAATAATCGTTTGCTAATGATTTTTCTTCTACTTCACTCATTTGTGTATCAGGGTAGATTGAATAGGTAAAATTACCACTTTTATTTCGTTTAAACTATACTTTTGGAAGCAGTGCCATTGCCCTGTTGCAAGAGCTGGTTATGCCGGCTCCGCCACCAGAGCATAAGTTACTATATTTTAACAAATTACACACTTCAATAGTGCCTATAATGCCTGTTTTAGCCCTTGAAAACACAATAAAAACATCCTCTCCCAATACGTCTCCCGATTCCATTTTCATACTCCCGTGGGAGCCCCCCTTCCTGTCCGGGTTGCCGTAGGTATGGATGTGGATTGAGGTGCAATGGCCTGGTCATTTGCCGAAAGCCGGTCAATCTGCCTCAGCCGTCAGGCGGGCCTTCACCTTTACCCGGGACACCATTTTCCGGTTGAACTCGTAATACTCCGGTCCGTAGGGCTGCAGGTTGTCCAGTTCCTCCACGCCCACAATTTTATACTTGTCTGCGCCGCCACTCAGGAAGTTCAGTTTGGTACGGGCGTTCTCCATGGCTTTCTGCATCAGCTCCTGCTGCAGTTCCTGCTTTCGCTCCGGCTCCACAAAAGTACCGGTCACGTTCATGTTGAAAGGAAAGTTGTGGTCGAGGGCGCTTTGGATAATGCGGCCGTAAGCGGCGCTGTCGGGCACTACCATGTTGTAGGTCAGGCTGGTCTGGAACATGCCGGGCTTTATCTTCTCCTGTCCCATCTGCTCCGGCATGTAGTGCAGGTACGTGTTGTCGTTGGTGAGCACCATGCTGGGCACCACCTGCTGCAGCGAATCGGCCCAGCGGGTAAAAGCGGGGCGCAGGCGCATCGGCCCGTTGTACGATAAGCTAAGGCGGTAGCCGGCCTCGGGCATCTGCTGTTCATACTCCCCTATCACCTGCAGGTAGTCTTCTTCCTCGGCGGCAGAGCGGGTTTGGCAGCTGCTGAGGGTGCCCACCCCGAGCAAGGCCGACAGCACCCATAGGTTTAATCTTTTCATAGTTTAGAAATTAGTTGGCTTTATTGTTTTAGCGAACGAAAAGTGTGCCGCACCCTGCCTACAGCCCATGTTTGTGCGGAAATATTTTTATAGCCCGGGCTATACTTTGCCACAGCTAAAATACACAGATTTACGGGAAAAAATTAAGTAAGAAAACAGTACTGCTGCTGCTCATTTCCAACATCTTCATGACTTTTGCCTGGTACGGCCACC is a window of Pontibacter kalidii DNA encoding:
- the gyrB gene encoding DNA topoisomerase (ATP-hydrolyzing) subunit B; translated protein: MSEVEEKSLANDYSANSIQVLEGLEAVRKRPAMYIGDIGIKGLHHLVWEVVDNSIDEALAGHCDEINVIINPDNSVTVSDNGRGIPTDFHQKEGRSALEVVMTVLHAGGKFDKDTYKVSGGLHGVGVSCVNALSTDMHVTVHRKGKIYEQHYNIGVPAYPVREVGETDKTGTIVTFQPDASIFTTTEYKYDTIASRLRELSFLNKGIRINLKDLREVNEQGEPLSDSFLSEGGLKEFVAYLDETRENLIPEPIHVESEKNGVPVEIALQYNTSYTENIYSYVNNINTIEGGTHVAGFRRALTRTLKAYAEKSGMLDKVKIDIAGDDFREGLTAVISVKVQEPQFEGQTKTKLGNSEVSGAVDTAVGEMLNQYLEENPREARTIVNKVILAAQARFAARKAREMVQRKSVLSSTSLPGKLADCSDNEPANCEIYLVEGDSAGGSAKQGRDRKFQAILPLRGKILNVEKAQEHRIYENEEIKNMITAFGVSFGTPDDDKALNMERLRYHKIIIMTDADVDGSHIRTLILTFFFRYMKELIEKGYIYIALPPLYLVKKGKEERYCWSEQDRIDAIADLGKGREESVNVQRYKGLGEMNPEQLWTTTMNPDVRSLKQVTIESAAEADHLFSMLMGDEVGPRRDFIERNSKYARVDV
- a CDS encoding SIMPL domain-containing protein; translated protein: MKRLNLWVLSALLGVGTLSSCQTRSAAEEEDYLQVIGEYEQQMPEAGYRLSLSYNGPMRLRPAFTRWADSLQQVVPSMVLTNDNTYLHYMPEQMGQEKIKPGMFQTSLTYNMVVPDSAAYGRIIQSALDHNFPFNMNVTGTFVEPERKQELQQELMQKAMENARTKLNFLSGGADKYKIVGVEELDNLQPYGPEYYEFNRKMVSRVKVKARLTAEAD